The genomic DNA tgtatgtcctggaacactattgtttttttttttaatttattttttattttgtacaaatgaattttttatacattactaaaatattcttgtttaagagtaagcataatcccCCCCCAAATAGACCTGCATGAGTGACAAAGTAAACgagtgagaaaaaaattaaaattaaaacaaaaaaataataataatagtaggtgtggccaggtggctcagtggacagagcaccggccctggagccaggagcacctgagcccaaatccaaccccagacaccaaacaatcacccagcagtgtgaccccaggcaagccaccccaaccccattgccctgcaaaaaccaaaaaaaaaaaaagacccaaaataaaataaaataataataatagtagtgggGTGACCGGGTGGTGGACAGggccagccctggagccaggagcacccgaatctgaatctggtctcagacatccaactatcacccagctgtgtggccccaggcaagccacccagctcCATTTACTCTGcaaccccccctcaaaaaaataataataaaaaatgtgcttcagtctgggaacattattgttctattagaaaccaggaaggatgggaattcagggaagcctggagtgatttgcatgaactgatgctgagtgagataagcagaaccagaaaaacattgtacaccctaacagcaacattggggcaatgatcaaccttgatggactcgctcattccatcagtgcaacaatcagggacaatttggggctgtttgcaatggagaataccatctgtatccagataaagaactgtggagtttgaacaaagtccaaggactatttcctttaatttaggaaaaatcccctgatatcttattgtctgatcttgttatctcttatactttatgtttcttccttaaggatatgatttctctctcatcacactcagtttggatcagtatacaacatggaaacaatgtaaagattgacaaattgttttctggggggggtggggggggagggaagtaagattaggggaaattgtaaaactcaaataaaatctttaattaaaaaaagaatttatctccCTTCCTATTCTTTGCAATAGAGTTTGGTGCATAAACGCCTGTTATTTTCCTGACAATCTTTTTGCTTATGCTTATCATGGATAATGCAAGACAAAACGATCAAATACCCTGTGAAATATTACTTCTTTCCTTTGAATACATGATAACATAAACTCTGAGCTCCTTCGTTAGCTTCTCCAATGAAAACCTGATGgaactatttttctatttagctaCAACTTACTTTAGGCTTCTGATTTTACTTATAGcaaaaaaaatatcattgttGATGGGATTAATTTGTATTAAGCCCATTTATTGGTTTCTGCACAATTCATATTTAGGGTGCCAGCAAGGAAGTTAATCTTTTAGACAGTctaaaaattgtgattttttagCAGCATTGGCCTTCTTTTCTGTCACCATTATtgcagaagaaaggaaaggagccACATAAgaccataaattatttttttttccttattttatgtgttgccatggccaaagaattcatcatcAGGCAGGTAGGCTACTCACTGGTGATGAATATCTCCatacttaaataattttattcacaAAAAAGCAGGTACAATTGCTGAAATCATAGtcatatgttttataatttttaacataagttaaaaatgaataaatgaactaaatataaaatgttgCTATTAAAAAGTGAGAGGAGAATGAAAAGTTATATCTCTCACAACTATGGCTTGGGGATGAATTTGTAATCAGTCACAACATAGACaaataaaagactaaataaattattttcctatgaaaataaaaaaggtttttgtacagataaatgaaaaatgaattaccCATGATTAGACCAgggaaaagatctttttttttaaaaccatacaTCCTTTTTATTGTTAAGTCATAAAGAGGTATCAAAATTAAAAGAGCAAAATTACAGGAGACTTAATATAACTACTAGGAGaattgaaggaaatgggaaagggaCTAGGTGCAGGGCAGAATTAACAAACATGGGAAGGATAAAGTTGGGTACAACAGTGAACATGTGCTGGAAGATACTAAGGGAGAGGATCTGGTGAAAAGTTTGATCATAGACAAGCGCCTAGGTAAAGAAATAAGAGTCGTCTTCACCATTAGCACTGTCTGTATCTGTGTCATCCTCTCCTTCAGCTTCTTTTTCATCATCCTTGATCAACTCCAGCTGGTCATCCCCccatcttcattatcatcatcatcatccagtaGGTCCCCCTTCTCAGCAGAGTCATCTGCACCCCCCTCAGACTCCTTCACATTATTCTCATCCTTCTTCAGGGAGCTGCTGCTCTGCTCCTCTTCTGACTTGTCATTCTTCATCTCTACTGTTTGCTTGctttgttctttctcatttttttccaggcTCTCCAATAAAGAAtccattttctgttttatctgggTTGTTTGAAGATCATCACATTTCAATTTGCCAGATTTGGTTGAAGAGCCCCGCTGTCCACTCTTGGAATTAAAGTCACTTTTGCCTCTGCGTGAAGTGTTTCCTGACACACACTGGCGTTTTGAGGGCACTACTGCACGAGCAATGGGAGGAGGAGGTGGTACATGTGCTGGGTAGCTGTACATCCTGTCATAATAATCTCGTTGAAAATCATaatccagggcggctaggtggcatagtggataaagcaccggccttggagtcaggagtacctgggttcaaatccggtctcagacacttaataattacctagctgtgtggccttgggcaagccaattaaccccatctgccttgcaaaaaaaaaaaaccctaaaaaaaaaatcacaatccaGATCAAAGGAAGAGCTTGAGTAGAGGGGACCGAGAAGGGTGTTCTGGTACTGACCTGTACATCTCTACTGCAGAATGCTTCACACCTGCTTTTCCTCGGTTCACTTTTGGCTCTGTGGCCAGATTAATATCTAGAACCTGGCCAGCAATCATTCTGCTATCCTCTCCTGCCACAGTAGCTGGGGCATTTCGCTCATTAACATACTGAATAAAGGCAAAGCCCTTGTGAACAGAGCAGCCCACGATCTTGCCATACTTTGAGAAGATGGCTTCAACATTAGTCTTCTTAACCAGAGTGTTGAGATTCCTAATGAAGACATGGGAGTTCATGGAATGGGGGTCAATCTTGTTGGTGACATTGTTGGCCATGGTGTTTGATGGTCAAACAGCCACAAGTATAGCTGAAGATCAAAAAAATCTCAccggtggggagagggagaaaaggctGGATTCTGAATCTCTGACTCCCCAATTCGAAAGCGGGAAAGAAATGGACTACTGTTCCAGATGACCTCTCCAACCGCTGCTACTACTTCTCCGTCTCTGTCCAGGGAAAAGATCTTTACACAAATATCTCTGATAACAGTCTGACATGTAGAACAGAGAGTTGACACATATAAGATCAAatatcattccccaattattaaatgatgaatataaattaaatgattaatGAATAGCAATAATTAATGAGTTAATgaatatattgaataaataaggaaaacaagCTAAAATTAATCCTATCAagatagtaacttttttttttagttttttgtaaggcaaatggtaagtggcttgcccaaggccacacataggtaattattaagtgtctgggaccggatttgaacccaggtaactcctgactccagggccggtgctttatccatttatgccacctagccgccctgataaTAACTTtctaatcagagaaatgcaaattaaaacagttatgAAGTCCACATAGTAGGATTGGCAAAGATAGCAAAATTTAGTGTTAATGAAGCAACAGAAATAATTGCACTGATTCATTGatgtggaactgtgaattgacctgaccatttccaaaaaaattatggatttatgcaagaaaagttaaaaaattgtCCATGCCCTTTATCTCTGTAATCCTGTTACATTTATAGATGTTATATAAAAGTATTCCTAATAATTCAatttttactattaaaaatagaaacaaattatatattttttgtaacacaagggttttaatttttttgccttttttattaaattgtttttttattaaagatatttgagttttacaatttttccccccaatcttacttccctccccccacccccacccccccacggaaagcagtctgccagtctttacattgtttccatgttgtacattgatccaaattgagtgtgatgagagagaaatcatatccttagagaagagacaagaagtcttaagaggtaacaagatcagacaataagatatctggttttttccctaagttaaagggaatagtctttgaactttgttcaaactccacagctctttatctgggtacagatggcactctcctttgcagacagcccaaaattgttcctgattgtggcactgatggaatgagtgagtccttcaaggttgaacatcaccccatgttgctgttagggtgtataatgtttttttggttctgctcatctcattcagcatcagttcatgcaaatcccttcaggtttccctgaaatcccatccctcctggtttctaatagaacaataatgtgccatgacatacatataccacagtttgctaagccattccccaattgaaggacatttacttgatttccaattctttgccaccacaaacagggctactatgaatatttttgtacaagtgatgtttttactttttttcatcatctcttcagggtatagacccagtagtggtattgctgggtcaaagggtatgcacatttttgttgccctttgggcatagttccaaatagctctccagaaaggttggatgagttcacagctccaccaacagtgtaatagtgtcccagatttcccacaacccttccaacaatgatcattttcctttctggtcatattggccaatctgagaggtgtgaagtggtacctcagagaagctttaattt from Macrotis lagotis isolate mMagLag1 chromosome 4, bilby.v1.9.chrom.fasta, whole genome shotgun sequence includes the following:
- the LOC141520151 gene encoding LOW QUALITY PROTEIN: heterogeneous nuclear ribonucleoproteins C1/C2-like (The sequence of the model RefSeq protein was modified relative to this genomic sequence to represent the inferred CDS: inserted 1 base in 1 codon) is translated as MANNVTNKIDPHSMNSHVFIRNLNTLVKKTNVEAIFSKYGKIVGCSVHKGFAFIQYVNERNAPATVAGEDSRMIAGQVLDINLATEPKVNRGKAGVKHSAVEMYSSSFDLDSALDYDFQRDYYDRMYSYPAHVPPPPPIARAVVPSKRQCVSGNTSRRGKSDFNSKSGQRGSSTKSGKLKCDDLQTTQIKQKMDSLLESLEKNEKEQSKQTVEMKNDKSEEEQSSSSLKKDENNVKESEGGADDSAEKGDLLDDDDDNEDXGDDQLELIKDDEKEAEGEDDTDTDSANGEDDSYFFT